A stretch of the Flavobacterium sp. 5 genome encodes the following:
- the cysS gene encoding cysteine--tRNA ligase: MSLYKSQTLKIYNSLSGEKETFTPINEGNVGMYVCGPTVYSNVHLGNVRTFMSFDVIFRYLLHLDYKVRYVRNITDVGHIVDDVDEGEDKIAKKARLEQLEPMEVVQRYTVDFHDILNAFNFLPPSIEPTATGHIIEQIEIIKTIIDKGIGYEANGSVYFDVVKFNETNHYGILSGRNIEDMLANTRDLDGQSDKRNPQDFALWKKAEPQHIMRWPSPWSDGFPGWHLECTAMSTKYLGNHFDIHGGGMDLKFPHHECEIAQNEACTGHTPVNYWMHANMLTLNGKKMAKSTGNNILPGEILTGDNAFLSKAFSASVARFFMLQAHYRSILDFSDEAITAAEKGYKRLMEAMDSLNGISAGENSTLDIASWKQLCYDAMNDDFNSPILIAQLFEGVRFANLLKDGKETLNAVDLQLFTKTMQDFIFDVLGLEEEKTNGNTDKLEGVVNMLIGMRKQARDNKDFALSDQIRDQLIALGIQLKDGKEGTSFSIQ, translated from the coding sequence ATGTCCTTATATAAAAGTCAGACCTTAAAAATATACAATTCTCTTTCGGGAGAAAAAGAAACATTTACACCAATAAATGAAGGAAATGTGGGTATGTATGTATGTGGACCGACGGTTTACAGCAATGTACATCTTGGAAATGTGAGAACTTTTATGTCTTTTGATGTAATCTTTAGGTATTTATTGCATTTGGATTACAAAGTCCGTTACGTTCGAAACATTACTGATGTTGGGCATATTGTGGATGACGTAGATGAAGGTGAGGATAAAATTGCTAAAAAAGCTCGTCTAGAACAACTAGAACCAATGGAAGTTGTACAGCGTTATACTGTAGATTTTCATGATATTTTGAATGCTTTTAACTTTTTACCACCAAGTATTGAACCAACTGCAACGGGACATATTATTGAGCAAATTGAAATCATTAAAACCATAATTGACAAAGGAATTGGTTATGAAGCCAATGGTTCGGTATATTTTGACGTTGTAAAATTTAACGAAACCAATCATTACGGTATTTTAAGTGGTCGTAATATTGAAGATATGCTTGCCAATACGAGAGATCTTGATGGTCAATCTGACAAAAGAAATCCACAGGATTTTGCACTTTGGAAAAAAGCAGAACCACAACACATTATGCGTTGGCCTTCGCCTTGGAGCGATGGTTTCCCTGGTTGGCATTTAGAATGTACTGCGATGAGTACGAAATATTTGGGTAATCATTTTGATATTCATGGTGGTGGAATGGATTTAAAATTCCCACATCACGAATGTGAAATTGCTCAAAATGAAGCCTGCACAGGACATACTCCAGTAAATTACTGGATGCATGCGAATATGTTGACTTTGAATGGTAAAAAAATGGCCAAATCTACTGGTAATAATATTTTACCTGGAGAGATTTTGACAGGTGATAATGCTTTTTTAAGCAAAGCATTTTCTGCATCTGTAGCAAGATTTTTTATGCTACAGGCTCACTATAGAAGTATTCTTGATTTTTCTGACGAAGCTATTACTGCTGCTGAGAAAGGCTATAAAAGATTGATGGAAGCAATGGATTCTTTAAACGGAATTTCAGCAGGTGAAAATAGTACTTTAGACATCGCTAGCTGGAAACAATTGTGCTATGATGCTATGAATGACGATTTCAACTCTCCAATTCTTATCGCACAGTTATTTGAAGGAGTTCGTTTTGCTAATTTATTAAAAGATGGAAAGGAAACTTTGAATGCCGTCGATTTGCAATTATTCACAAAAACAATGCAAGATTTTATATTTGATGTTTTGGGATTGGAAGAAGAAAAAACGAATGGCAATACTGATAAATTAGAAGGTGTAGTTAATATGCTTATTGGGATGCGCAAACAAGCCCGTGACAATAAAGATTTTGCACTATCAGACCAAATTCGTGATCAATTAATTGCTTTAGGAATTCAATTGAAAGACGGAAAAGAAGGAACTAGTTTTAGTATTCAGTAG
- a CDS encoding PDZ domain-containing protein: protein MRKKCVFFLLLLTITPVFAQEGFVFDKGVDKITIPIALINNLTFIPIKVNGVELNFLLDTGVEETILFSLEDNPNVNFYNSEKIRLKGLGSEAAIEGLKTTNNVLEMDGAKAYRQLIYVILDQSFNLSSQIGIPVNGIIGYQFFRQNLVRIDYGNKKVIVYKNNEVNRKKIEKKFDKMAITIERLKPYLMGIVDLDEIKIPVKMLLDSGNSDSVWLFQDLSSQIKVPSKNFDDFLGKGFSGDIEGKRARISNFSFDKYNFKLPIVAFPDSSSIKNVRMVKNRAGSVGGEILKRFSVIFDYENELLYLRKNSRFGEPFTYNKSGIEIKHNGIQWVKETVKMETVPLSGGVTFDESGRNITNEFKYKFELKPVYEIANIRKKSAAEKCGLKVGDIIISINKEPVYRYSLEKLNEKFKSEEDKMIYLEIEREGKVLKFSFQLINDL from the coding sequence ATGAGAAAAAAATGTGTTTTTTTTCTTTTATTACTGACAATAACACCTGTATTTGCACAGGAAGGTTTTGTGTTTGATAAAGGAGTTGATAAAATTACAATACCAATAGCCTTAATCAATAATTTGACTTTTATTCCTATAAAAGTAAATGGAGTTGAGTTGAATTTTCTCTTAGATACAGGTGTAGAGGAAACTATTCTTTTTAGTCTGGAAGATAATCCGAATGTTAATTTTTATAATTCTGAAAAAATAAGGTTGAAAGGTTTGGGCAGCGAAGCTGCTATTGAAGGGCTGAAGACTACCAATAATGTTTTGGAAATGGATGGAGCCAAAGCTTATCGTCAACTTATTTATGTTATTTTAGATCAGAGTTTTAATCTTTCTTCGCAAATTGGTATTCCAGTAAATGGTATTATTGGGTATCAATTTTTCAGACAAAATTTGGTTCGCATCGATTATGGCAATAAGAAAGTAATTGTCTATAAGAATAATGAAGTTAATAGAAAAAAAATCGAAAAAAAATTCGATAAAATGGCAATCACTATCGAGAGACTTAAGCCTTATTTGATGGGAATAGTTGATCTTGATGAAATAAAAATACCTGTAAAAATGTTATTAGATTCTGGAAATAGCGATTCGGTTTGGCTTTTTCAAGATTTATCCAGTCAAATTAAAGTTCCCTCTAAAAATTTTGACGATTTTTTAGGAAAAGGATTTAGTGGTGATATTGAGGGAAAAAGAGCAAGGATTTCTAACTTTTCATTTGATAAATATAATTTTAAACTACCAATTGTGGCTTTTCCAGATTCAAGTTCAATAAAAAATGTTCGGATGGTTAAAAATAGAGCAGGATCCGTTGGGGGAGAAATTTTAAAACGTTTTTCTGTAATTTTTGATTATGAGAATGAACTACTTTATTTGAGAAAAAACTCTAGATTTGGTGAGCCATTTACTTATAATAAAAGCGGTATTGAAATAAAACACAATGGAATACAATGGGTAAAAGAAACAGTGAAAATGGAAACTGTTCCTTTGTCTGGTGGAGTTACGTTTGATGAAAGTGGAAGGAATATTACAAATGAATTTAAATACAAATTTGAACTTAAACCAGTTTATGAGATTGCTAATATTCGAAAAAAATCAGCTGCTGAAAAATGTGGATTGAAAGTAGGAGATATAATTATATCAATTAATAAAGAACCTGTTTATCGTTATTCATTAGAAAAATTGAATGAAAAGTTTAAATCAGAAGAGGATAAAATGATTTATTTGGAAATAGAAAGAGAAGGTAAAGTTTTGAAATTTAGTTTTCAATTGATTAATGATTTGTAA
- a CDS encoding malate dehydrogenase: MKVTIVGAGNVGASCADSISYRGIASEVVLLDIREGFAEGKAMDIMQCATNTGFNTNVSGVTNDYSKTANSDVVVITSGIPRKPGMTREELIGINAGIVKSVAENVLAHSPNCIVVVVSNPMDTMTYLTLKATGLPKNRIIGMGGALDSSRFRYYLSKALNKPSNDISAMVIGGHGDTTMIPLTRLASYNGIPVSQFLSQEELDKVAAATMVGGATLTGLLGTSAWYAPGASVAYLVDSILNDQKKMIACSVFVEGEYGQNDICIGVPCIIGKNGVEQIVDIALNDAEKAAFAKSADAVRNMNADLKSVLV; this comes from the coding sequence ATGAAAGTTACCATTGTAGGAGCAGGGAATGTGGGAGCATCCTGTGCGGATTCAATTTCTTATAGAGGAATTGCAAGTGAAGTAGTATTATTAGATATCAGAGAAGGTTTTGCCGAAGGTAAAGCTATGGATATAATGCAATGCGCTACTAACACTGGTTTTAATACTAATGTTTCAGGTGTTACCAATGATTATTCTAAAACAGCAAACAGTGATGTTGTTGTAATTACTTCTGGAATTCCAAGAAAACCTGGAATGACAAGAGAAGAATTAATTGGTATTAATGCTGGAATTGTTAAATCTGTTGCAGAAAATGTATTAGCACATTCTCCAAATTGTATTGTAGTAGTAGTGTCAAATCCTATGGATACGATGACTTACTTGACATTGAAAGCTACTGGATTGCCAAAAAACAGAATTATTGGAATGGGTGGAGCTTTAGATAGTTCCCGTTTTAGATATTATTTGTCTAAAGCCTTGAATAAGCCATCAAATGATATTTCGGCTATGGTAATTGGTGGTCATGGTGATACTACGATGATTCCTTTAACAAGATTGGCTTCTTATAATGGTATTCCAGTTTCTCAGTTTTTATCTCAAGAAGAATTGGATAAAGTTGCTGCTGCTACCATGGTCGGTGGAGCAACACTTACGGGTTTATTAGGAACTTCTGCTTGGTATGCACCAGGGGCTTCTGTTGCTTATTTGGTAGATAGTATTTTAAATGATCAAAAGAAAATGATTGCATGCTCTGTCTTTGTTGAAGGAGAATATGGTCAAAATGACATCTGCATTGGAGTACCTTGTATTATAGGTAAAAATGGTGTAGAACAAATCGTTGATATTGCATTAAATGATGCTGAAAAAGCTGCTTTTGCTAAAAGTGCTGATGCGGTAAGAAACATGAATGCTGATTTGAAATCGGTTTTAGTATAA
- the folE gene encoding GTP cyclohydrolase I FolE, with protein MINNEEFQDEIGNNHISTNAQNPVRKDAFDITDEEKIEKIKKDVESILLTLGMDLTDDSMKGTPNRVAKMFVKEIFGGLNPDKKPKASTFENNYKYGEMLVEKNITLYSTCEHHLLPIIGRAHVAYISSGRVIGLSKMNRIVEHYAKRPQVQERLTMQIVQELQQALGTEDVACVIDAKHLCVNSRGIKDIESSTVTSEFGGKFKDPQTKREFLDYIKLETKF; from the coding sequence ATGATAAACAACGAAGAATTTCAGGACGAAATAGGAAACAATCATATTAGTACAAATGCTCAAAATCCAGTAAGAAAAGACGCTTTTGACATTACCGATGAAGAAAAGATTGAAAAAATAAAAAAAGATGTTGAAAGCATCCTACTTACACTAGGAATGGATTTGACTGATGACAGCATGAAAGGAACTCCTAATCGTGTTGCAAAAATGTTTGTAAAAGAAATTTTTGGTGGATTAAATCCTGACAAAAAACCAAAAGCATCTACTTTTGAAAACAATTACAAATACGGTGAAATGTTAGTTGAAAAAAACATTACACTTTACTCTACCTGCGAACACCATTTGTTACCAATTATCGGAAGAGCACATGTTGCTTACATTTCGAGTGGAAGAGTTATTGGTCTTTCTAAAATGAATCGTATTGTAGAGCATTACGCCAAAAGACCACAAGTACAAGAGCGTTTAACGATGCAAATTGTTCAAGAACTACAACAAGCTCTTGGTACTGAAGATGTGGCTTGCGTTATCGATGCGAAACACCTTTGCGTTAATTCTAGAGGAATTAAAGATATTGAAAGTAGTACAGTAACTTCTGAATTTGGTGGAAAATTTAAAGACCCGCAAACAAAAAGAGAGTTTTTAGATTATATCAAATTGGAAACGAAATTTTAA
- the lgt gene encoding prolipoprotein diacylglyceryl transferase → MTQSLHNLIWNPSEGIDLGFFIVRYYSLMFVIAFGLGWYIMKHIFDRENIAIDKLDSLFVWTVLATLIGARLGHVFFYDWEYYRNNLAEIVLPVRFNPKFEFTGYQGLASHGATISIIIAMYFFSKKVLQKPLLWILDRVVIPCASGAIFVRLGNFFNSEIVGKETTSAFGIRFVRDQFTPREAVNATQLPTPKEAYHAIATNPQYVNLLEQVPAKHPAQLYEAFCYIFVFAVLFFLYWKTDARKKSGYLFGLFLILLFTVRIVVESVKESQGGFENDLGNVLSTGQWLSIPFIIVGLYFAFTAKKEVEA, encoded by the coding sequence ATGACACAATCTCTACACAACCTTATTTGGAATCCCTCTGAAGGTATCGATTTAGGTTTCTTTATAGTACGTTATTACAGCTTAATGTTTGTAATTGCTTTTGGACTAGGATGGTACATCATGAAACATATTTTTGATAGAGAAAATATTGCTATCGACAAACTAGACTCCTTATTTGTTTGGACTGTATTAGCAACTTTAATTGGAGCGCGTTTAGGTCACGTTTTCTTTTACGATTGGGAATATTACCGCAACAATCTAGCCGAAATTGTTTTACCAGTTCGTTTTAATCCAAAATTTGAATTTACAGGATACCAAGGTTTAGCAAGTCATGGAGCAACTATTTCAATTATCATTGCGATGTACTTTTTTTCAAAAAAAGTGCTTCAAAAACCATTATTATGGATTTTAGACAGAGTAGTTATTCCTTGTGCTAGTGGCGCTATTTTTGTGAGATTAGGAAATTTCTTCAATTCTGAAATCGTTGGTAAAGAAACAACCTCTGCATTTGGAATCCGTTTTGTGAGAGATCAATTTACACCAAGAGAAGCTGTTAATGCAACTCAACTTCCAACACCAAAAGAAGCATATCATGCTATTGCAACTAATCCTCAATATGTTAATTTATTAGAACAAGTTCCAGCTAAACATCCTGCTCAATTATATGAAGCTTTTTGCTATATATTTGTTTTTGCAGTATTATTTTTCTTGTATTGGAAAACTGATGCCAGAAAAAAATCAGGATATTTATTTGGCCTATTCTTAATTCTTTTATTCACAGTACGTATTGTAGTGGAATCTGTAAAAGAAAGCCAAGGAGGTTTTGAAAACGACTTAGGAAACGTATTATCTACAGGTCAATGGTTGAGTATTCCTTTTATCATAGTGGGTCTATATTTTGCGTTTACAGCCAAGAAAGAAGTTGAAGCATAA
- a CDS encoding DUF1573 domain-containing protein codes for MKKIKYLIALLFLSYISFAQNGPKIDIQQSDNTVDYGKVNKSSDNGVRNFTFTNSGDAPLSITGIQSTASFTILYKPNQPIAPGKSDKIEIKYNMNPGPIRKTITLETNATNYDGGRVPLKVKGEVLAN; via the coding sequence ATGAAAAAAATAAAATATCTTATTGCATTACTATTTTTAAGCTATATAAGCTTTGCACAAAATGGTCCTAAAATTGACATTCAACAATCTGATAATACTGTTGATTATGGAAAAGTAAATAAATCATCTGATAATGGGGTTAGAAACTTTACATTTACGAATAGTGGCGATGCACCATTAAGTATTACTGGTATACAATCTACCGCCAGTTTTACTATACTATATAAGCCCAATCAACCCATTGCACCAGGAAAATCAGACAAAATTGAAATAAAATACAATATGAATCCTGGTCCAATTCGCAAAACTATTACATTGGAAACAAATGCAACAAATTATGATGGTGGTAGAGTTCCTCTAAAAGTTAAAGGAGAAGTACTCGCAAATTAA
- a CDS encoding pyridoxal phosphate-dependent aminotransferase — protein MPEISIRGRRMPESPIRKLAPFADIAKKEGRKVYHLNIGQPDIKSPEIAINAIKNIDLTIIEYGPSAGYESYRKKLAQFYTKQDVKVSYEDIMITTGGSEALLFALGSIMDPGDEVIIPEPFYANYSAFSEESSAKVVPVISNIESGFTLPTIEDFEKAITSKSKAILICNPNNPTGYLYSESEIKQLGELVKKHDLFLIADEVYREFIYDERDKHFSVMNLQGIEQNVIMIDSVSKRYSMCGARIGCMVTKNREVISAAMKFAQARLCPPTIEQIACEAAIDTPQSYFDEVIVEYKERRDILISELNKIEGVVVKTPKAAFYCIAQLPIDNADVFAQWLLEKYELNGETVMIAPAGGFYSTPGVGLNQVRIAYVLKKEDLISAVNILKEALTVYNSK, from the coding sequence ATGCCTGAAATTTCAATCAGAGGTCGTAGAATGCCAGAATCGCCAATTAGAAAACTAGCTCCTTTTGCAGACATTGCTAAAAAAGAAGGACGTAAGGTTTATCATTTAAACATTGGTCAACCCGATATAAAAAGCCCTGAAATTGCCATTAATGCGATTAAAAATATTGACTTAACTATTATCGAATACGGCCCTTCTGCAGGATACGAAAGCTACCGAAAAAAACTAGCCCAATTTTACACCAAACAAGATGTAAAAGTAAGTTATGAAGATATAATGATAACTACAGGTGGCTCTGAAGCACTTTTATTTGCTCTTGGAAGCATTATGGATCCAGGAGATGAAGTTATTATCCCTGAGCCCTTTTACGCCAATTATAGTGCTTTTTCAGAAGAGTCAAGTGCAAAGGTTGTACCTGTAATTTCTAATATTGAAAGTGGATTTACACTACCTACAATTGAAGATTTTGAAAAAGCAATTACATCAAAGTCAAAAGCAATCTTAATTTGTAACCCTAATAATCCAACAGGTTATTTGTATTCAGAATCTGAAATTAAACAACTGGGAGAATTAGTTAAAAAACACGATTTATTTTTAATCGCAGATGAAGTGTATCGTGAATTTATATATGACGAAAGAGACAAGCACTTTTCTGTAATGAATCTACAAGGAATCGAACAAAACGTAATCATGATTGATTCGGTTTCTAAAAGATATAGTATGTGTGGCGCACGTATTGGCTGTATGGTAACAAAAAACAGAGAGGTTATTTCTGCTGCAATGAAATTTGCGCAGGCTCGTTTATGTCCTCCAACTATCGAACAAATTGCTTGCGAAGCTGCAATTGACACTCCTCAAAGTTATTTTGACGAAGTAATAGTTGAATACAAAGAACGAAGAGATATTTTAATTAGTGAATTAAACAAAATAGAAGGCGTAGTAGTAAAGACTCCAAAAGCTGCTTTTTATTGTATTGCTCAACTACCAATTGATAATGCAGATGTTTTTGCACAATGGCTTTTAGAAAAATACGAATTAAACGGTGAAACAGTAATGATAGCCCCAGCAGGTGGATTTTATTCAACTCCAGGAGTTGGTCTAAATCAGGTTCGCATTGCTTACGTTTTGAAAAAAGAAGACTTAATAAGTGCTGTCAACATTTTGAAAGAAGCACTTACTGTTTATAATTCAAAATAA
- the secDF gene encoding protein translocase subunit SecDF, whose protein sequence is MQNKGLIKFFAILFALVSIYQLSFTFVSSKIKSDAKTFAGGNPEKEVKYLDSIGKVEVFSLGFTDFTFNEVKDKQINKGLDLEGGINVTLQISVKDILKGLSNNSKNPVFNKSLADATANQRGNQSYLDAFYEAFEANSKGSVKLASPDIFANRSLQGEGGVTFQMTDAQVQKVIKRKVDESVESAFGVLRKRIDKFGVTQPNIQKLGESGQILVELPGAKDIDRIKKLLQSTAQLEFWETYKIEEIGNFLMSANEALKKTEIAKVETKAVAKDSLSALLTDAKDSATTKKGNNPILDKIIAQGGGPVLGLFSPKDTAVINSYFKRADIRILLAGEQRYAKFVWGKPTTIKGEKDKEVEAVELYALKGNRDNVASMGGGVVTDASDTFDQLGKPAVSMQMNNVGAKEWEELTGRAYTQKSNIAIVLDDVVYSAPGVSSGPIAGGRSEISGNFDVTETKDLANVLRAGKLPAAAEIVQSEVVGPSLGQEAIDNGTNSAVIGLLLVSLWMIVYYGKAGWYANIALAVNLLFMFGILSSLGAVLTLPGIAGIVLTMGTAVDANIIIYERAKEELRSGKSLDEAVKASYSWTGAMRSIVDANVTHILTGAVLFIFGSGPIKGFATTLLIGIITSLFTSIFIARIFIDRNIAGKNDLNFITNFSKNFFTNFHFDFLGIKKWTYLFSAVVTIVSIASIATNGFDQGVDFVGGRTFQVRFDKSMKPEEIKDELAVVFGSAEVKIFGEDNQLKITTKYKIQETGSAADEDVNKKLFESLKKHYAAGMTYDKFVNTYEGKKLGIVQASKVGPTVAEDIKTNAYWAVLGAMIIVGLYLVISFRKWQYSLGAIAAVAHDVIFVLGVYSLCWRFMPFGMEIDQHFIAAILTVIGYSMNDTVIVFDRVREFLDGKTKGSFSEIVNKSINSTMSRTINTSLTMIFVLLIMFIFGGESIRGFIFAMLIGIIIGTYSSLFIATPVLVDSISREEKKNVEVQHQES, encoded by the coding sequence ATGCAGAATAAAGGACTTATTAAATTTTTCGCAATTCTATTTGCATTGGTAAGTATTTACCAACTTTCTTTCACTTTTGTCTCTAGTAAGATTAAAAGTGATGCAAAAACTTTTGCTGGAGGTAATCCAGAGAAAGAAGTAAAATATTTGGATTCTATTGGTAAAGTGGAAGTGTTTAGCTTAGGTTTTACTGATTTTACATTCAATGAAGTAAAAGATAAACAGATCAATAAAGGTCTTGACTTAGAGGGAGGAATCAACGTTACTCTTCAAATCTCAGTTAAAGACATTTTGAAAGGTTTATCAAATAATTCGAAAAATCCAGTTTTTAATAAATCTTTGGCAGATGCCACTGCAAATCAAAGAGGAAATCAATCTTATCTTGATGCATTTTATGAAGCTTTTGAAGCTAATTCTAAAGGATCAGTAAAATTAGCATCACCTGATATTTTCGCAAACAGAAGTTTGCAAGGTGAAGGTGGAGTTACTTTTCAAATGACGGATGCTCAGGTTCAAAAAGTAATCAAAAGAAAAGTTGATGAGTCTGTAGAAAGTGCTTTTGGAGTATTAAGAAAGCGTATCGATAAATTTGGTGTAACACAGCCTAACATTCAAAAATTAGGAGAGTCTGGACAAATTCTTGTAGAACTTCCAGGTGCTAAAGATATTGACAGAATCAAAAAGTTATTACAAAGTACAGCTCAATTAGAGTTTTGGGAAACTTATAAAATTGAAGAAATTGGAAATTTCCTAATGTCTGCTAATGAGGCTTTGAAAAAAACTGAAATAGCAAAAGTTGAAACTAAAGCTGTTGCAAAAGATTCTTTAAGTGCTTTATTGACTGATGCAAAAGATTCTGCAACTACTAAAAAAGGTAATAATCCTATTTTAGATAAAATTATTGCTCAAGGCGGTGGACCAGTTCTTGGTCTTTTCTCTCCAAAAGATACAGCTGTAATCAATTCTTATTTTAAAAGAGCTGACATCAGAATTTTATTAGCCGGTGAGCAGCGTTATGCAAAATTTGTTTGGGGAAAACCAACTACTATTAAAGGTGAAAAAGACAAAGAAGTTGAAGCTGTTGAATTATACGCTTTAAAGGGAAATAGAGATAATGTTGCTTCAATGGGAGGTGGTGTTGTAACTGATGCAAGTGATACATTTGACCAATTAGGTAAGCCTGCAGTTTCTATGCAAATGAATAATGTAGGTGCTAAAGAATGGGAAGAATTAACAGGAAGAGCTTATACTCAAAAGAGTAATATTGCTATTGTTCTTGATGATGTTGTATATTCTGCACCAGGGGTTTCTAGTGGACCTATTGCTGGTGGTAGATCTGAAATTTCTGGAAACTTCGATGTTACAGAAACTAAAGATTTAGCCAATGTATTAAGAGCTGGTAAATTGCCGGCAGCTGCTGAAATTGTTCAGTCTGAAGTTGTAGGACCATCCTTAGGTCAGGAAGCTATCGATAATGGTACTAATTCTGCTGTAATTGGATTGCTTTTGGTATCTCTTTGGATGATAGTTTATTATGGTAAAGCGGGTTGGTATGCTAACATTGCTTTGGCGGTTAACTTATTGTTTATGTTTGGTATTTTGTCAAGTTTAGGCGCTGTACTTACATTACCTGGTATTGCTGGTATCGTTTTAACAATGGGTACAGCAGTAGATGCAAATATCATTATATATGAAAGAGCTAAAGAAGAATTAAGGTCTGGGAAATCACTTGATGAAGCGGTAAAAGCTTCTTATAGTTGGACAGGAGCTATGCGTTCTATTGTTGATGCTAACGTTACACATATCTTAACAGGTGCGGTATTGTTTATCTTCGGTTCAGGCCCAATTAAAGGTTTTGCAACTACTTTATTAATTGGTATTATTACTTCATTATTTACTTCTATATTTATTGCAAGAATTTTTATTGATAGAAATATAGCAGGTAAAAATGATTTGAATTTTATAACTAATTTTTCTAAAAACTTCTTTACTAATTTCCATTTTGATTTCTTAGGAATTAAAAAATGGACTTACCTTTTCTCTGCCGTTGTAACTATTGTTAGTATTGCATCTATAGCAACAAATGGTTTTGATCAAGGTGTTGATTTTGTTGGAGGAAGAACTTTTCAGGTTCGTTTTGATAAATCAATGAAGCCAGAGGAAATTAAAGATGAATTGGCTGTTGTGTTTGGTAGTGCAGAGGTTAAAATATTTGGAGAAGATAATCAGTTAAAAATCACAACCAAATATAAAATTCAAGAAACAGGTAGTGCTGCTGACGAAGATGTAAATAAAAAATTATTTGAAAGTTTGAAAAAGCATTATGCTGCCGGAATGACTTACGATAAATTTGTGAATACTTATGAAGGAAAAAAATTAGGTATTGTACAAGCTTCAAAAGTTGGACCGACGGTTGCAGAGGATATTAAAACTAATGCATATTGGGCTGTACTTGGAGCGATGATTATCGTAGGATTGTATTTGGTTATTAGTTTCAGAAAATGGCAATATAGTTTGGGTGCAATTGCAGCGGTAGCACATGATGTAATCTTTGTATTAGGGGTATATTCATTGTGTTGGAGATTTATGCCTTTCGGTATGGAAATTGATCAACACTTTATAGCAGCTATTTTGACGGTTATTGGTTATTCTATGAATGATACGGTTATTGTATTTGATAGGGTACGTGAATTCTTAGATGGTAAAACTAAAGGATCATTCTCTGAAATTGTAAATAAGTCTATTAACTCTACAATGTCAAGAACTATCAATACTTCTTTAACAATGATTTTTGTATTGTTGATAATGTTTATTTTTGGTGGTGAATCAATTAGAGGGTTTATCTTTGCAATGCTTATTGGTATTATTATTGGTACTTATTCTTCATTATTTATTGCTACTCCAGTATTGGTTGATTCAATTTCTAGAGAAGAGAAGAAAAATGTTGAAGTTCAACATCAAGAAAGTTAG
- the yidD gene encoding membrane protein insertion efficiency factor YidD, whose product MFQKILIYPFVLLVRFYQGAISPFTPAACRFEPTCSSYMIQALQIHGLFYGGYLGIKRILSCHPWGGKGYDPVPEKKCSHKH is encoded by the coding sequence ATGTTTCAAAAGATACTAATTTATCCATTTGTATTACTCGTTCGATTTTATCAGGGAGCAATTTCACCTTTTACACCTGCAGCTTGTAGATTTGAACCTACATGTTCCTCTTATATGATTCAGGCATTACAAATTCATGGATTGTTTTATGGTGGTTATTTAGGAATAAAAAGAATTTTGAGTTGTCATCCTTGGGGAGGAAAAGGATATGATCCAGTTCCAGAAAAGAAATGCAGTCATAAACATTAA